Proteins encoded together in one Pseudomonas oryzicola window:
- the uppS gene encoding polyprenyl diphosphate synthase, producing the protein MEKTKPAVPSSVPRHVAIIMDGNNRWAKKRLLPGVAGHKAGVDAVRAVIEVCAESGVEVLTLFAFSSENWQRPAEEVGALMELFFSALRREARRLNENNISLRIIGDRSRFHPELQAAMREAEALTAGNNRFILQIAANYGGQWDIAQAAQRLAREVQAGHLRPEDITPGLLQACLATGELPLPDLCIRTGGEHRISNFLLWQLAYAELYFSDLYWPDFKHEAMRNALADFASRQRRFGKTSEQVEAGARA; encoded by the coding sequence ATGGAAAAGACCAAGCCAGCGGTGCCGTCCTCGGTGCCGCGTCATGTCGCGATCATCATGGATGGCAACAACCGCTGGGCGAAAAAGCGCCTGCTGCCCGGCGTTGCCGGGCACAAGGCGGGTGTCGACGCCGTTCGCGCGGTCATCGAAGTGTGTGCCGAATCCGGGGTCGAGGTGCTGACCCTGTTCGCGTTCTCCAGCGAGAACTGGCAGCGCCCCGCCGAAGAGGTCGGTGCGCTGATGGAGCTGTTCTTCTCGGCCCTGCGTCGCGAGGCCAGGCGGCTGAACGAGAACAACATCAGCCTGCGTATCATTGGTGACCGTTCACGTTTCCATCCGGAGCTGCAGGCTGCCATGCGCGAGGCCGAGGCACTGACCGCCGGCAACAACCGTTTCATCCTGCAGATCGCGGCCAATTATGGTGGCCAGTGGGACATCGCCCAGGCCGCCCAACGGCTGGCGCGGGAAGTGCAAGCCGGGCACCTGCGCCCGGAGGACATCACCCCAGGCCTGCTGCAAGCCTGCCTGGCAACCGGCGAGCTGCCGCTGCCGGACTTGTGCATCCGCACCGGTGGTGAGCACCGCATCAGCAACTTCCTGCTGTGGCAGCTGGCCTACGCCGAGTTGTATTTCTCCGACCTGTACTGGCCGGACTTCAAACACGAGGCCATGCGCAATGCCCTGGCCGATTTCGCTTCGCGCCAGCGCCGCTTCGGGAAGACCAGCGAGCAGGTCGAGGCTGGAGCTCGTGCTTAA